The nucleotide sequence CGGGCCGCTGGTTCCACTGCTGGCCGACACACGCCAGGACACCCACTTCGGCAGCATCCAGCAAGTGGTCATGCCGCACTGGTATCGCGGCCGCGCCGTGCTGATCGGCGACGCGGCCCACGCCTCATCGCCAAGCATGGCGGAGGGTGCGGGCATGGCCATCGAGGATGCTTGGGTCATGGCCGACGCCATCGCCACCCATCAGGACCTGGACGCGGCGTTGCAGGCGTACAGCACCAAGCGTCAGCCGAGGGTGGACTGGGTACAGAAACAATGCGTGGCGCGGGACAAGATGCGCACGCTGCCGGTGCCGGCCCGCAACCTGATTCTCAAGCTGCTGGGCGACAAGCTCTACAAACGCAGCTACACGCCGTTGCTGGCTTCGGTGTAGGTCAGGCGCCGCTCTCCACGGGGCGGGTGATCAGGTACTGACACACCAGGCGTTCTCCGCGAAGACACTGGTCCGCCGCCGGTTGGCCGGTGGCTTCGGAGAAGAACGACGCCATTGCCCGGCAGACGCAAGGTTCGTCGTGCACGGCGCCGCCCAGCGGACACGTGTAGTTGCGCACCATGATGCCTTCGTCCTGGGCATGCGCTTCGGTGTTGGCGCCGAGCGCGTTGGCAGCAGCCATGGCGGATTGCAGGCCGCTTTGAAAATCCTCGGGCGTGGCGATACCGGCTTCACGGGCGAGGTGGCGGCCGGTCTCGTCGAGCAGTTCACTGATCTGCCGCTCGTCCATGCGCGTCTGCATGACTTTCAACAGCCCGCGCAGGAACAGCCGATAGGCGCTCGACTCGATGTCCTCGCTGCCCGGCGCCGCTTCATAGACCACCGGTGGTTTGCCGAGCATCCCGCGTTGCCTGAGCGTGGCGCGACGGACCAGGCCCTGCGCTTCGAGTTGGCGCAACTGCACGTTGATGGCATTGCGCGTGACGTCCAGGTGCTCGCACAACTGCACGACAGTCAGCGGTTCGCGTTGCAACAGGCGCAGGATGTCGTTTTTCGTGGTCACGAAAAAATCCTTGTGGTCCAAAAGTGCCGATCATAGCAATCCCTCCGGCAAAGTGGGGTAAGGCGATTAATGACAATTGGTATTGTCATTAATCGCGTAATGCAGCTAGACTCGCCTGGCAACGCGATAAAACCAAAACCAAGCCTGATGATTGCCGAGCCAAGACAAATGAACGCACACGAAAATACCCGTCCTGCCGAAATGGTCGATGCACTGAATGCAGTGTTCGGCAAACACCAAGCTGCGCGCAGTTCTCATGCCAAGGGCGTCTGCGCGAGTGGTGAATTCACGCCATCCACTGACGCGCCCCAATGGGTCAGGTCGAGCCTGTTTGCCCAGGGTGGCGTGCCCGCGGTGCTGCGTTTTTCAGTGGGCGGTGGCAACCCCAACGTCTCTGACAAGAGCCGCACCGTGCGCGGCCTGTCGGTGCACCTGAACGACGGCGCCCAAGCCTACGACCTGATGATGATTTCCGAGCCGGTGTTCTTCGCCGCCACGCCCGCTTCGTTCGTCGCGTTCCTGCAAGCGCGGGTGGCCGACCCGGCCACCAAGAAGCCCAATCCGGAAAACATCAAGGCGTACGAAGCCAGCTTCCCCGACGGCAAGCTCCAGCCACGCCTGCTGGCGTCGCACCCGGCGCCGGCGTCCTATGCCACGACCGCGTACTTTTCCACGCACGCCTTTCGCTTCGTCAACGGCCGTGGTGAAGGTGTATGGGGCCGGCTGGTGATGGAACCGGTGGCAGGTACGGTGTTGCTCAGTGAAGAACAGGAGGCCAGCCTGCCTGACGCGTTCCTGGCCGCAGAACTCGATGCGCGACTGCAGAGCGGCACGGCGCAGTTTCGCTTGTACATTCAGCCGGCGGGGCCGAACGACTCGCTCGTCGACCCGTCGCAACAGTGGAGCGAAAACCACAGCGCTCGCCTCGAACTCGGACGCCTGAGCGTTCAGGCGGTCGAACCGGACAGCTTGTGCAACCCAGGGGTGTTCGACCCGATGCGCCTGCCGGATGGCATCGAACCGTCGGACGATCCGGTGCTGCTGTCGCGCAGCGCGGCGTACAGCGTATCGCTGCAGCGTCGCCAGGCACCTGGCGACGCGACTTGCTGAGGATCAGTCGAATGGGTGTTTTACCGATGGCGGCCATGGCGTGTGCTGCCGTGATGCTCACGGGTTGCGCCTGCGCACCGAACGACCCGACCCTGACCTTGCAGACCCGCAAGACTCCGGCCGAATACGCCGATTGCGTTGTGCCGAAATTGCAGGACAACGCACTGACGCCGACCGTCTCGCAGAGCCAGCGCAGCTATCGGATTGTGGTGCCCAGCAAGGTTTCGGCGGACAAGGTGCTGGAGGCGCACAAGGCTGGCAAGGGCGGCAAGGTATTTGTCTACGACCCGCAACTGCTGGCCTCGAACGTACTGCCTTCGAGCTTTGAGCGTGTCGCGCAGGATTGCATCTGATCCTTGGCTGACTGCGCTTTTGCGCAACTCCTTTGGTTGGCCGCAACCAGCCATTTTTCAACCCATGCCGATGTCGGCGTGGGTTTTTTTTGCCAGGAAAACACTGGGCAGCCGTGAGGAAATTGTCTCCACAGAGGCTACAGAGCGTATCGAATCGGACGATGCTGGCCAGGCAATGAGCAAAGATTGTTTGACTGGCTCGCGGTGGTGCCGATTTCTGCAAGCAAACACGATCCCTGTAGGAGCGAGCTTGCTCGCGATGGTCGTCAACGATGACGATGGCTGTCTGAATGCCCACGGTGCCTGAACCACCATCGCGAGCAAGCTCGCTCCTACAGGGGATCGCGTAATGCTTTTGATCTTCTGTGGGAGCGAGCCTGCTCGCGATGGTCGTGAACGATGATGTGGGCTGCCTGATGCCCCGCGGTGCCTGGGCCACCATCGCGAGCAAGCTCGCTCCTACAGGGGATCGCGTAATGCTTTTGATCTTCTGTGGGAGCGGGCTTGCTCGCGATGTTCGTCAACGATAATGCGGAAAACCTGGCACCCCTCAGCGCCTATTTCAACGCTTGCTGAACGCCAACCGCGCCGCAAACAGCACGAACAGCATCCCCGTGGCGCGATCCATCCACTTGATGACTTTCTCGCGGCGCAGAAAGCTTGCCAGCGGCTGGGTCGCACCGATCAAGGTGGTGGACCAGATCAGGCCCAGGACCACGTGAATGCTCACCAGGCCAAAGGTCCAGGCAACCAGGTTGTGCCCCTGGGGGATGAACTGCGGCAGGAACGACACGTAGAAAATGCCGATCTTGGGGTTGAGCACGTTGCCCATCATGCCCTTGAGGAACCAGTTGGCATTGGGCTTGGCGTCGGCCTGCACCGGCGATAATGAACTGCGCGGGCGCAGCAGCATGTTCAGGCCCAGCCAGGCGAGGTAGGCCGCGCCGCAGTATTTGAGGACATTGAAGGCCAGCTCCGACACCGCTATCAGCGCACCCAGGCCAAACGCCACGGCCGCCCCCCACAACAGGCAACCGGCGTTGATGCCCAGTGCGGCGCGAAACGCCTGCTGCCGGCCTTCCACGGTGGCGGTGCGCAGGACCAGGGCGGTGTCCAGGCCCGGCGTCAGCGTCAGCAGGGTGGCGGCGAGGGTGAAGGCGAGGAGGTTGTCGGCGATGGACATACAGGGGAACCTACAATTTGATGGCGGCGGTCAGATTCTGGCGCATGTAATCCAGGAAGCGTTGCTGGAACAACATCGTATGCTCATGCGCGGCCTTTTCCGCCGCTTCGGCATCACGGGCGGCAATGGCTTCGATGATCTCGTCGTGGTCGCGACCCAGTCGATGTGCGCTGGCAGAGCTGACGACGTGATCGAAATGCAGGTGCAGCAACCGCTGACCTTCACCCAGCAAACGCTCGTACGTACTGGTGAAATAAGGGTTATGGCTGGCATGGGCGATGGCCATGTGAAAGGCCTTGTTACGCTCGGACATTTCCTGGAAATCACCGCTGTTGACCGCTTGCAGGTACAACTCGTCCGCCTCGCGAATGGCGGCCAGCTCCTCAGGGCGGTGCTGGCTGGCAGCCAGGCGCGTCACGGTGCGCTGCAGCAGGTCCAGGGCCGCGACGTAGTTGGGGAAGTCCTCGATCTCGAAGGGCGTCACCAACGTGGTGCGGTTGGGCAGGATGGTCACCAGGCCCTCGGCGATCAGGCGGGCCAGCGCATCGCGCACAGGGGAACGGGACAGACCGAACTGCGCAGCGAGCGACACTTCGTCCAGCTGCGCGCCGGGCCTGAGCTTGAGGGTCAGGATCTGCTTGCGCAGCTCTTCGTAGATATAGCGGCCGCCGTGGCGGCGAGCACCATTTTCGGTTTCGGTTTTTGCAGCCATCATCAGGTCTCGGTTGGAATGGCGCTGAGTATACATGCCATTCCCTTGTGTTCATGGGTTGAAACCGCTGCCCCAGGTGTCGCTGAGCATGAAGCCTTCAGCCAGCGGATCATCCGGATCGATACCCAGTTGTTGCAAGCCATATAGCCAGGCTCGACCCGTCACGCGTGGCAGGACGGCAGGGCGACCGGCCACCTCGGTCGCACCGAGCAGCGTGACCTGGAACTGTCCGCCGATGGTGGACTGCGAGGTCAACTGGTCACCGCTCTGTACCAGGCCCCGTGCCGCCAGTGTTGCCAGGTTGGCGGAACTGCCGGTGCCACAGGGTGAACGATCGACGCGCCCTGGCGGCAACGTGGTGCATGTCTGGGTAGGTGCGATCATCGAGACGATTGCGGAACATCACGTAAGCCACCTCGTTGACCGACGGCATCAATGGGTGCTGGATGTTGATCTGGCGATTGATGATCGCCTTGAGCGCGACACCGGCGCTGGCCAGTTCACGTGCGTTTTGGGGGGCAATGTCCAGGCCGATCTGCTCGACATCGATCAGCGCGTAGTACACGCCACCAAACGCCACGTCGATTTTCAAGGGGCCGAATTCGGCGGTCTCGATGACCAGGTCCAGGTGTTCGACGAATGCTGGCACCATGTCCAGCGAAACGCTTTCGCAGCGGCCATCAGTGCAACGCGCCTTGGCGGTCACCAGGCCCGCCGGAGTATCCAGTACCACGGTCGTCTCGGGTTCAACCATTGGCACCATGCCCAGTTCGAGCAGCGCGGTCACCACGCAAATGCAGTTGCTGCCGGACATCGGGTGCGCCTTGTCTGCTTGCAACACGATGAAACCCGCCTGGGCTTCCGGGCGTGTCGGTGGCAGCAGCAGGTTGACCGACATCTGCAGGCAGCCCCGGGGTTCGAGCGTCACCAGGCGCCGCAGGCTGTCGTCCACTTCGTTGATGTAGTTCATCTTGTCGAGCATCGTGGCGCCCGGAACGCCCAGGACACCGCCGGTGATGACTTTGCCGATCTCGCCTTCGCAGTGCACTTCGGCGAGTTGCAGGGTTTTCTTCCAGCGCATGGCTTACCTCATCTGATAGAGCGCCCTAGGCCGTTCCTTGTGCGCTAATGCGTGGAACGGCCCGGCGGTCAACGCTTTGTCCGTCAGCCCTGGCAGGCTTCGAAGACACGACGGAACTCGGTTTTCTCATCATCCGTCAACGGCAGCAAGGGGGCACGCGCGTTGCCGACCTTGAACCCGGACAGTTCGGTACCGTACTTGACCTTCTGCACGAACTTGCCGCTTTCCAGGTTGGCCATGACCGGGAACAGGTTGCGCATGACGTCCTGCGCGCCGTGGATGTCGCCGCTGGTGAATTTGCGATGAAAGTCCACAACCTTCTCCGGGAAGATGTTGGCCGGCCCGCAGATCCAGCTGCTGGCGCCCCACAGGTAAAAGTCCAGGGCCTGATCGTCAGAGCCGCAGGACAGTTGGATGCCCTTGTGATGCTCGCCGATCTCGATGGCCCGCAGCAGGTTGCCGCTGCTCTCCTTGATGCCGATCACCCGTGGATGGTCATTGAGTGCGGCAACCACGTCCATGCCCACTTCGACGTTGGTACGGATCGGGTAGTTATAGAGCACCACGTTGATCTCGGGGAAACTCTCGAGAATGGTGTGGTAGTGCGCCAGCAATTCTTCCTGGGATGGCAGGGCGTAGTAGGGCGGTGCGATCAGCAGGTTGGTGTAGCCGGCGTCGACGGTCTGCCTGATCTGCTCCAGCACTTCGCGGGTGCAGGAACCGTTGGCTCCGGCGATCAAGGTGCCACGGTTGCCCACCACTTCCTTGACGGTGGCCAGGATCTGCCGGCGCTCATCATTGGTCAGTGCGTAGTATTCGCCGGTCGAGCCCAGTGGCACGAAGCCACTGACCCCTGCCGCCAGTTGTTTTTCGAGGATGGTCGCCAGGGTCTCGTGGTCGACTTTGCCGGCCTGGTCGAAGGGGGTAACGAGAGCAGGCAGGATACCGTTCAGTTTCATGGTGATGTCTCCGGTGGGATGAAAGTCAGTAGGCGTAACGGCGCAGCAGGCGTCCCTCGACCACGCCGACCAGGCGGGTAAGGGGGAATGCCACGAGGAAATAGATGACGGCCACGGCCGAGAGGAACTCGACCGGCCGGGCGGTGCTGTTGGAGATGTTCTGGCCGACGAACATCAGGTCGGCGACCCCGACCGAGGAAATCAGCGCGCTCTCCTTGAACAGGCTGACCATGTTCGACAGCAACGGTGGAACCGCCCGCAGCAGCGCCTGGGGGAACACCACGTAGAGCACCTTGACCCGCGATGACAGGCCCAGGGCGATGCAGGCGTCATGCTGTTCGCTGGCGATGGATTTCAGCGCACCACGAAAGGTCTCGCTGGTGATCGCCGCCATGAACAGGGTCAGGGCGATCAACACCGAGGCATAGGGTGGAACGTCCAGCCCGAACACCACCGGGAAGCAGAAGAACACCCAGAACAGCTGGATCAGCAGCGGCGTGCCGCGAAAAAACTCCACGTAGAGAGTCAGTGGCAGGCGCACCAGTGGCGTGCGTACCTGGCGCAACAGGCTGACGATGAACCCCATCAGGCTGCCCAGCACGGCGCACACCAGGGTGAAGCCGAGTGTCAGGCCAAGGCCTTTGAGCAGCACCGGCCAGTAATGCAGTACGACGGAAAAATTGATTGGCATGGCTCAGTCCTCAGCGCTGCACAGCGAGGTCTTGGCGCCGCTCGAACCATTGCGCCAATTGGGCGATGGGCAGCGAGAGGGCGAAGTAGACGAGTGCGATCAGGGTGTAGGTTTCAAGCGGACGATAGGCCTCGGTGGCCAGGCTCTTGCCGACGTACATCAGGTCCGCAACGGCGACGATGGCGACCAGTGCACTCTGTTGCAGCGTGCCTATGCCGTTGGTGATGAGTACCGGCAGGGCGCTGCGCAGCGACTGCGGCAATACCACGTACAACGTGCGTTGCCACGGCTTGAGACCCAGTGCCACGCAGGCGTCCAGGTGCTCACGCGGCACCGCCTGCACGCCGGCCCGATAGGCTTCGGCGTTGAAGGCGGTGAGGTTCAGGCCCAGGGCCAGGAAGCCCATGGCGATCGGGTCGATGAACACGTTGAACAGCATCGGCACGCAGTAGAAGAACCAGACGATCTGCAGTAAGGCCGGGGTGCAGCGAAAGAACTCGATGAACAGTTGCGCCGGCCAGCGGATGAAGAACCAGCGACTCATGGTCATCAGGCACAGCAGAAAACCGCAGGTCAGACCGATCAGGTTGGCGACCAGCGCCAGTTCCAGGGTGACCTTGAGCCCGTCGAGCAGCGCCGGCAGGCTGCCGTTGAGGAAGTGGAAGTCGAATTGGTAGTTCATGGCAATTCCCTCAATCCAGGTGCAGGACCTTTTCCAGGAACTCGCGGGTGCGCGGTTCCCGTGGGCAGGTGAACAACTGGTCGGGGTGGCCTTGCTCGACCACCTTGCCGTTGGCGCAGAACACCACGCGGGTGGCGATATGCCGGGCGAAGTGCATGTCGTGGGTGACGATGATCATCGCCATCTTCTGTTCGGCCAGTTGCATCATCACGTTCTGCACCTCGATGACCATTTCAGGGTCGAGCGCCGAGGTGACTTCATCGAACAGCATCAGGCGTGGTTCGAGCATCAATGCCCGGGCGATGGCGACACGTTGCTTCTGCCCGCCGGAGAGCTGATTGGGGTAGGCATGAAGCTTGTTTTCCAGGCCCAGACGGGCGAGGTAGGCGCGGGCTTTTTCCGTGGCCTCGGCCTTGCCCAGGCCATGCACCTTGACCGGCGCGAGGATCAGGTTGCCCAGTACCGAGAGGTGCGGGAACAGGGTGTAGTGCTGGAACACCATGCCGATCTGCTTGTGCAGGACTTCATCCAGTGGTTTGCCCTGTTTGCGAGTCCCGTCGATGTAGGGTTTGCCCTGGAACTGGATGCTGCCGCCCTGGATGCCTTCCAGCCCCATCAGTACCCGCAGCAGCGAGCTTTTGCCGCTGCCCGAAGGACCGATGATGACCAGGCGATCGTCGGCACTCATGTTGAGGTTCATCCGGTCCATCACCACCAACTGGTCGCCGTAGGCCTTGCGGACTTCATGCAACTGGATGAAATCGCCGGTGTTGGCCGAATTCGGGATGAGCGGAACCTGTGGCTGGGAAGCCACCAAGCGGGGAGTGTTCATGATTGTCGTCTCCACGAGGGCGCACGTAACGCCGCCCCCGGTCAGTCATCGAGGGTTTACCGGGTACTGGTCTGGGCAGTGAGCCGGGCGTTTGCCTTGTCCTGCGATGTATCCCCGGCACGGGCGCCCGAGTTCCTGCACAGACCAGCGGTAAGCGCAGAGGCGCAAGCCGATGCCTTGTGGAGCGACAGCGATTGATAACCAGCCATTTTTTACCTCTCCGTTGAACTTGTTCTTGTAGGCAGAAGGGCAAATCAATGTTTAACGCATGCTTGTGTGTTGTGTTGTATGCAGCGTTGCATTCAGATTAGGGCGGGCTTATGATCGTTGTCAACGGGCAATCAACAACCGGGCATTGGCCGGCGACCTTCGGTACATCGAGGGGTATGCAGGCGTCTGGTAGATTCGCGAAACAACAACAGTGAGGAAGACCTGTGCGGCCGATCGTCGTTGTAGGTGCCGGAATCGTCGGCACCACCATCGCTTACCAACTCCAGCGCCGCGGCAAGCGGGTGGTACTGCTGGATAAAGCGGAGCCCGGCAAGGGCGCCTCCTTTGGCAACATGGCCAGCATCGCCGTGACCGAGTTCATGCCCGCGTCCCGGCCGGGCATCTGGTCGCAGATGCCCAAGTGGCTGCTCGATCCCGAGGGGCCGATCTGCATTCGCCCGGGTTACCTATTCAAGTTGATGCCATGGTTCCTGCGCTTCCTGTCGGCCAGCCGTCCGGCCAAGGTGCGCGAGCTGGAGGCCGCTGGCGCGGCGCTGTGCTTGCGTGTGCATGAAGACCTCGCGCAGTTGCTCAAGGACGCTGGCCTTGAGCACATGCTGAGTGAGCAGGGGTGCCTGAGCCTGTACACCGACGAAGCCGAATACCGCGCCGATCGTGAACACATCGAGGTGCTGGAGCGCTTTGGTTTCGCCCACGAAACCCTCGATCGCGAGGCGCTTCAGGCGCTTGAACCGGCGTTGGCCAGGCAGATTGGCAAAGCGGTGCTGTTTCCCGAGAATCGTTCGATCTCCGACCCTTATCAGTTGGTGATGCAACTGCTCGAGCGCTTCAAGGCATTGGGCGGGGTGGAGCACAAGGGCGAGGTGGTAGGTTTTGACCAGTGCGATGGCCACGTCGCCGGGGTTCGCCTGAAGGACGGCCGGCTGATCGAAGCCGAAGAAGTGGTGCTGGCCGCCGGTGCCTACACCGCCAGGTTGTCCAGGCTGATCGATGAACCCATCCCGCTGGAGACCGAACGCGGCTATCACACCCAGGTGATGACGCCGGGCATTTCCATGCAGCACTCCATCATCTGGCCGGCCAAGGCCTTCATGGTCACCCCGACCGCTGGTGGCATTCGCATCGGCGGCACGGTGGAAATGGCGGGCCTGGACGCCGAACCTGACTATCGCCGGGCACAGGTCCTGGTCAAACGCGCCCGCCAGGCGCTGCCGGACCTGCAGGTTCAGGACACCTCCGAATGGATGGGCCATCGCCCGGCGTTGCCGGACACGGTGCCGGTGATGGGCCGTTCGGCGACCCGGCGCAATGTCTGGTACGCCTGCGGCCACGGGCACCTGGGTCTCACGTATGCGGCCACGACCGCACGTCTGATCAGCGACCTCATGACCGGGCAGCAGCCGCCCGTCGACATGACCCCGTACCGCGTCAACCGTTTCTAATCACAACAATAGGCAAAGACAGGTGATCGCTATGCGCAGCAAGCTATACATCGACGGCAAGTGGGTAGCCCCGGTCAACGGCGGTTTCGAGACCGTGACCAACCCGGCCACCGAAGAGGTGGTGCAGGAAATTGCCGCCGCCACCGAGGCCGATGTCGACCTGGCCGTCAAGGCTGCCCGACGCGCGTTCGACAAGGACGGCTGGCCGAAACGCTCGGGTGCCGAACGGGCGAAGTTCCTGCGCGCCATCGCCCAGGGCATTCGCGATCGCCAGGATGAGATCGCGACGCTGGAGGTCATCAATAACGGCAAGCCGCTGCCGGAAGCGAATTGGGACATCGGCGATGCGGCTGGCTGCTTTGATTATTACGCCGGCCTGGCCGAACAACTCGATAGATGTGGCACGGAAAACATCGACTTGCCCGACGGGCGATTTACCTCCAAAGCGGTCAAGGAACCCATCGGTGTCGCGGGGGCGATCATTCCCTGGAACTACCCGTTGCTGATGGCCGCCTGGAAAGTGGCCCCGGCGCTTGCCGCCGGTTGCACCGTGGTGTTGAAACCCGCGGAAGTGACGTCGCTGACCTCTTTGCAACTGGCGGCGATTGCCGACGATGTCGGCCTGCCGGCAGGTGTGCTCAACGTGGTGACGGGCGCCGGTTCTGTCGCTGGCCAGGCGATCATCGATCACAAGGGCGTGGACAAGCTGGCCTTCACCGGCTCTGGCCCTGTGGGTTCGAAGATCATGGCGGCCGCGGCGCGCGACATCAAACGGGTCAGCCTCGAATTGGGCGGCAAGTCGCCGTTCGTGGTGTTCGACGACGCCGACATCGAACAGGCTGTCGAGTGGATCATGTTCGGCATTTTCTGGAACCAGGGCCAAGTGTGCTCCGCCACCTCGCGCGTGCTGGTGCAGGAAGGCCTCTACCCGCAATTGCTCGCCAGGCTGGTGGAAGAAACCCGCCGTATCAGGATTGGCAACGGCATGGACGAAGGTGTACTGCTCGGCCCGCTGGTTTCCAGGCGCCAGCACGAGCAAGTAATCGCCGCCATCGACGCCGCACGCGCGGCGGGTGCCACAGTAGCCTGCGGCGGTGGACGCCCCGAGGGCTTCGACAAGGGCTACTACCTGCAACCAACCGTGCTCACGGATGTGCCGCTGGACAGCGCCGCCTGGGTCGAGGAGATCTTTGGCCCGGTGGTCTGCGTTCGCCCGTTCAAGACCGAGGAAGAGGCCGTCGCTCTGGCCAACGATTCACGTTTCGGCCTGGCCGCTGCGGTGATGTCCAGGGACGATGTGCGGGCTGAACGCGTGGCCGCTGCGTTCCGGGCGGGCATTGTCTGGATCAACTGCTCGCAGCCGACCTTCACCGAGGCGCCGTGGGGCGGCTACAAGGAGTCCGGCATCGGTCGCGAGCTGGGCCGCTGGGGCCTGGACAACTACCTGGAGACCAAGCAGATCACCCGATACACAAGCGATGCCCCGTGGGGTTGGTACATCAAGTAACCGATTGAATCGGCAGCGCATGGCGGGGTTCCTGCGCTGCCTTTCCTGAACGAATTGATGGAGGTACACATGGCTCAACCACTGCAAGGACAAACCGTCCTGGTTACGGGGGCGTCAGGCGGTATCGGCGCGGCGATCGTGGCGCAACTGGCTGGCGAAGGCGCGCGGGTGATCATTCATTACGGGCGGGACAAGGTCGCGGCTGAACGCCTGCTTGAGCGCATTGGCGGCAACGGGTTCGTCGTACAAGGTGATCTTTCGACACCGTTGGGCGCCTTCGAGTTGTGGAACGCATCGATCGCTGTCGCCGGGCGGATTCATGGGCTCGTCAACAACGCCGGTATTCGTACCGAAATTTCCATCGACGCCGGGCCGGAGCAATGGTCCGCTGCCTGGCAGAAGGAGTTCCAGGTCAACTTCTTCGCCGCCGCCGACCTGTGCAAGGAAGCGATCCGCCATTTCCAGCAGTTCGAGGGCGGGCGCATCGTCAACATGGCCAGCCGTGCCGGCCAGCGCGGCTACGCGGCCGAAGCGTTGCCCTATGGCGCCACCAAGGCGGCGCTGATCAACCTGACCAAGTCCATTGCACGTTCCTTCGGACCTGACGGCGTGGTCGCCGTGGCCATCGCTCCCGGCTGGGTGCACACGGACATGGCTGAGCAGTTCATTGCCACACATGGCAAGCAGGCCGCCGTCGCGGACATTCCGATCGGTGAAATTGCCCAGCCTGGGGAGGTCGCCGAGCTGGTGGCTTTCGTGCTGCGCAAGTCCCAGGCTTCGCTCAATGGCGCCACGTTGGACGTCAACGGAGGCAGTTACATCCGCTGAACCCCAGGGGCGAACTCTTCGCGACGTTCGCCCCGCACCCTCAAGGAAATCACAATGAACCTGCAAGATGATCTGGCCGTGATGGTTCGCCAGGAACAAACCCTGCAATTTGAGCATTTCGACGAGAACACCGCGTGGCAGCTTGGCTGCGCCTTGCACGAGCGAGCCGTGGCTGAAGGGTGGCCACTGGTGATCGACGTCAGGCGGTTCGACCGCCCGC is from Pseudomonas sp. MYb118 and encodes:
- a CDS encoding helix-turn-helix transcriptional regulator; protein product: MTTKNDILRLLQREPLTVVQLCEHLDVTRNAINVQLRQLEAQGLVRRATLRQRGMLGKPPVVYEAAPGSEDIESSAYRLFLRGLLKVMQTRMDERQISELLDETGRHLAREAGIATPEDFQSGLQSAMAAANALGANTEAHAQDEGIMVRNYTCPLGGAVHDEPCVCRAMASFFSEATGQPAADQCLRGERLVCQYLITRPVESGA
- a CDS encoding catalase family peroxidase, which encodes MNAHENTRPAEMVDALNAVFGKHQAARSSHAKGVCASGEFTPSTDAPQWVRSSLFAQGGVPAVLRFSVGGGNPNVSDKSRTVRGLSVHLNDGAQAYDLMMISEPVFFAATPASFVAFLQARVADPATKKPNPENIKAYEASFPDGKLQPRLLASHPAPASYATTAYFSTHAFRFVNGRGEGVWGRLVMEPVAGTVLLSEEQEASLPDAFLAAELDARLQSGTAQFRLYIQPAGPNDSLVDPSQQWSENHSARLELGRLSVQAVEPDSLCNPGVFDPMRLPDGIEPSDDPVLLSRSAAYSVSLQRRQAPGDATC
- a CDS encoding LysE family translocator, with the protein product MSIADNLLAFTLAATLLTLTPGLDTALVLRTATVEGRQQAFRAALGINAGCLLWGAAVAFGLGALIAVSELAFNVLKYCGAAYLAWLGLNMLLRPRSSLSPVQADAKPNANWFLKGMMGNVLNPKIGIFYVSFLPQFIPQGHNLVAWTFGLVSIHVVLGLIWSTTLIGATQPLASFLRREKVIKWMDRATGMLFVLFAARLAFSKR
- a CDS encoding GntR family transcriptional regulator — its product is MMAAKTETENGARRHGGRYIYEELRKQILTLKLRPGAQLDEVSLAAQFGLSRSPVRDALARLIAEGLVTILPNRTTLVTPFEIEDFPNYVAALDLLQRTVTRLAASQHRPEELAAIREADELYLQAVNSGDFQEMSERNKAFHMAIAHASHNPYFTSTYERLLGEGQRLLHLHFDHVVSSASAHRLGRDHDEIIEAIAARDAEAAEKAAHEHTMLFQQRFLDYMRQNLTAAIKL
- the dapA gene encoding 4-hydroxy-tetrahydrodipicolinate synthase gives rise to the protein MKLNGILPALVTPFDQAGKVDHETLATILEKQLAAGVSGFVPLGSTGEYYALTNDERRQILATVKEVVGNRGTLIAGANGSCTREVLEQIRQTVDAGYTNLLIAPPYYALPSQEELLAHYHTILESFPEINVVLYNYPIRTNVEVGMDVVAALNDHPRVIGIKESSGNLLRAIEIGEHHKGIQLSCGSDDQALDFYLWGASSWICGPANIFPEKVVDFHRKFTSGDIHGAQDVMRNLFPVMANLESGKFVQKVKYGTELSGFKVGNARAPLLPLTDDEKTEFRRVFEACQG
- a CDS encoding amino acid ABC transporter permease, whose protein sequence is MPINFSVVLHYWPVLLKGLGLTLGFTLVCAVLGSLMGFIVSLLRQVRTPLVRLPLTLYVEFFRGTPLLIQLFWVFFCFPVVFGLDVPPYASVLIALTLFMAAITSETFRGALKSIASEQHDACIALGLSSRVKVLYVVFPQALLRAVPPLLSNMVSLFKESALISSVGVADLMFVGQNISNSTARPVEFLSAVAVIYFLVAFPLTRLVGVVEGRLLRRYAY
- a CDS encoding amino acid ABC transporter permease codes for the protein MNYQFDFHFLNGSLPALLDGLKVTLELALVANLIGLTCGFLLCLMTMSRWFFIRWPAQLFIEFFRCTPALLQIVWFFYCVPMLFNVFIDPIAMGFLALGLNLTAFNAEAYRAGVQAVPREHLDACVALGLKPWQRTLYVVLPQSLRSALPVLITNGIGTLQQSALVAIVAVADLMYVGKSLATEAYRPLETYTLIALVYFALSLPIAQLAQWFERRQDLAVQR
- a CDS encoding amino acid ABC transporter ATP-binding protein, with amino-acid sequence MNTPRLVASQPQVPLIPNSANTGDFIQLHEVRKAYGDQLVVMDRMNLNMSADDRLVIIGPSGSGKSSLLRVLMGLEGIQGGSIQFQGKPYIDGTRKQGKPLDEVLHKQIGMVFQHYTLFPHLSVLGNLILAPVKVHGLGKAEATEKARAYLARLGLENKLHAYPNQLSGGQKQRVAIARALMLEPRLMLFDEVTSALDPEMVIEVQNVMMQLAEQKMAMIIVTHDMHFARHIATRVVFCANGKVVEQGHPDQLFTCPREPRTREFLEKVLHLD
- a CDS encoding NAD(P)/FAD-dependent oxidoreductase; translation: MRPIVVVGAGIVGTTIAYQLQRRGKRVVLLDKAEPGKGASFGNMASIAVTEFMPASRPGIWSQMPKWLLDPEGPICIRPGYLFKLMPWFLRFLSASRPAKVRELEAAGAALCLRVHEDLAQLLKDAGLEHMLSEQGCLSLYTDEAEYRADREHIEVLERFGFAHETLDREALQALEPALARQIGKAVLFPENRSISDPYQLVMQLLERFKALGGVEHKGEVVGFDQCDGHVAGVRLKDGRLIEAEEVVLAAGAYTARLSRLIDEPIPLETERGYHTQVMTPGISMQHSIIWPAKAFMVTPTAGGIRIGGTVEMAGLDAEPDYRRAQVLVKRARQALPDLQVQDTSEWMGHRPALPDTVPVMGRSATRRNVWYACGHGHLGLTYAATTARLISDLMTGQQPPVDMTPYRVNRF